A section of the Eriocheir sinensis breed Jianghai 21 chromosome 40, ASM2467909v1, whole genome shotgun sequence genome encodes:
- the LOC127009274 gene encoding uncharacterized protein K04H4.2-like isoform X15, with amino-acid sequence MDCCSEGSSAGDGLLDCCSEGSSAGDGLLDCCSEGSSAGDGLLHPCSEGSSAGDGLLDSCSEGSSAGDGLLDCCSEGSSAGDGLLDSCSGVSSAGDGLLDCCSEGSSAGDGLLDCCSEGSSAGDGLLDCCSEGSSAGDGLLDCCSEGSSAGDGLLHPRSEGSSAGDRLLDCCSEGSSAGDGLLDRCSEGSSAGDGLLDCCSEGSSAGDGLLDRCSEGSSAGDKLLDCCSDGSSAEDGLLDCCSDGTSAVIGLLDSCNDGSSAGDKLLDCCNDSSFTGDGLLHPCSEGSSVGNKLLDCCSDGFSARDGLLDPCNESSSAGDGIFCLLDSPSKLKLGQVMSEVFLP; translated from the exons ATGGATTGCTGCAGTGAAG GTTCTTCAGCAGGGGATGGACTCCTGGATTGCTGCAGTGAAGGTTCTTCAGCAGGGGATGGACTCCTGGATTGCTGCAGTGAAGGTTCTTCAGCAGGGGATGGACTCCTGCACCCATGTAGTGAAGGTTCTTCAGCAGGGGATGGACTCTTGGATTCCTGCAGTGAAGGTTCTTCAGCAGGGGATGGACTTCTGGACTGCTGCAGTGAAG GTTCTTCAGCAGGGGATGGACTCTTGGATTCCTGCAGTGGAGTTTCTTCAGCAGGGGATGGACTCCTGGATTGCTGCAGTGAAGGTTCTTCAGCAGGGGATGGACTCCTGGATTGCTGCAGTGAAG GTTCTTCAGCAGGGGATGGACTCCTGGATTGCTGCAGTGAAG GTTCTTCAGCAGGGGATGGACTCCTGGATTGCTGCAGTGAAG GTTCTTCAGCAGGGGATGGACTCCTGCACCCACGCAGTGAAGGTTCTTCAGCAGGGGATAGACTCCTGGATTGCTGCAGTGAAG GTTCTTCAGCAGGGGATGGACTCCTGGATCGCTGCAGTGAAG GTTCTTCAGCAGGGGATGGACTCCTGGATTGCTGCAGTGAAG GTTCTTCAGCAGGGGATGGACTCCTGGACCGCTGCAGTGAAG GTTCTTCAGCAGGGGATAAACTCCTGGACTGCTGCAGTGATGGTTCTTCAGCAGAGGATGGACTCCTGGACTGCTGCAGTGATGGTACTTCAGCAGTGATTGGACTCCTGGACTCCTGCAATGATGGTTCTTCAGCAGGGGATAAACTCCTGGACTGTTGCAATGACAGTTCTTTTACAGGGGATGGACTCCTGCACCCATGCAGTGAAGGTTCTTCAGTAGGGAATAAACTCCTGGACTGCTGCAGTGATGGTTTCTCAGCAAGGGATGGACTGCTGGACCCCTGCAATGAAAGTTCCTCAGCAGGGGATGGAATCTTCTGTCTTCTGGACTCTCCTTCCAAGCTGAAACTTGGCCAGGTTATGTCTGAGGTATTTTTACCTTGA
- the LOC127009274 gene encoding keratin-associated protein 5-3-like isoform X5, which yields MDCCSEGSSAGDGLLDCCSEGSSAGDGLLDCCSEGSSAGDGLLHPCSEGSSAGDGLLDSCSEGSSAGDGLLDCCSEGSSAGDGLLDSCSGVSSAGDGLLDCCSEGSSAGDGLLDCCSEGSSAGDGLLDCCSEGSSAGDGLLDCCSEGSSAGDRLLDCCSEGSSAGDGLLDCCSEGSSAGDGLLDCCSEGSSAGDGLLDCCSEGSSAGDGLLDCCSEGSSAGDGLLDCCSEGSSAGDKLLDCCSDGSSAEDGLLDCCSDGTSAVIGLLDSCNDGSSAGDKLLDCCNDSSFTGDGLLHPCSEGSSVGNKLLDCCSDGFSARDGLLDPCNESSSAGDGIFCLLDSPSKLKLGQVMSEVFLP from the exons ATGGATTGCTGCAGTGAAG GTTCTTCAGCAGGGGATGGACTCCTGGATTGCTGCAGTGAAGGTTCTTCAGCAGGGGATGGACTCCTGGATTGCTGCAGTGAAGGTTCTTCAGCAGGGGATGGACTCCTGCACCCATGTAGTGAAGGTTCTTCAGCAGGGGATGGACTCTTGGATTCCTGCAGTGAAGGTTCTTCAGCAGGGGATGGACTTCTGGACTGCTGCAGTGAAG GTTCTTCAGCAGGGGATGGACTCTTGGATTCCTGCAGTGGAGTTTCTTCAGCAGGGGATGGACTCCTGGATTGCTGCAGTGAAGGTTCTTCAGCAGGGGATGGACTCCTGGATTGCTGCAGTGAAG GTTCTTCAGCAGGGGATGGACTCCTGGATTGCTGCAGTGAAG GTTCTTCAGCAGGGGATGGACTCCTGGATTGCTGCAGTGAAG GTTCTTCAGCAGGGGATAGACTCCTGGACTGCTGCAGTGAAGGTTCTTCAGCAGGGGATGGACTCCTGGATTGCTGCAGTGAAG GTTCTTCAGCAGGGGATGGACTCCTGGATTGCTGCAGTGAAGGTTCTTCAGCAGGGGATGGACTCCTGGATTGCTGCAGTGAAGGTTCTTCAGCAGGGGATGGACTCCTGGATTGCTGCAGTGAAGGTTCTTCAGCAGGGGATGGACTCCTGGATTGCTGCAGTGAAGGTTCTTCAGCAGGGGATAAACTCCTGGACTGCTGCAGTGATGGTTCTTCAGCAGAGGATGGACTCCTGGACTGCTGCAGTGATGGTACTTCAGCAGTGATTGGACTCCTGGACTCCTGCAATGATGGTTCTTCAGCAGGGGATAAACTCCTGGACTGTTGCAATGACAGTTCTTTTACAGGGGATGGACTCCTGCACCCATGCAGTGAAGGTTCTTCAGTAGGGAATAAACTCCTGGACTGCTGCAGTGATGGTTTCTCAGCAAGGGATGGACTGCTGGACCCCTGCAATGAAAGTTCCTCAGCAGGGGATGGAATCTTCTGTCTTCTGGACTCTCCTTCCAAGCTGAAACTTGGCCAGGTTATGTCTGAGGTATTTTTACCTTGA
- the LOC127009274 gene encoding keratin-associated protein 5-3-like isoform X13 produces the protein MDCCSEGSSAGDGLLDCCSEGSSAGDGLLDCCSEGSSAGDGLLHPCSEGSSAGDGLLDSCSEGSSAGDGLLDCCSEGSSAGDGLLDSCSGVSSAGDGLLDCCSEGSSAGDGLLDCCSEGSSAGDGLLDCCSEGSSAGDGLLDCCSEGSSAGDRLLDCCSEGSSAGDGLLDCCSEGSSAGDGLLDCCSEGSSAGDGLLDCCSEGSSAGDGLLDCCSEGSSAGDKLLDCCSDGSSAEDGLLDCCSDGTSAVIGLLDSCNDGSSAGDKLLDCCNDSSFTGDGLLHPCSEGSSVGNKLLDCCSDGFSARDGLLDPCNESSSAGDGIFCLLDSPSKLKLGQVMSEVFLP, from the exons ATGGATTGCTGCAGTGAAG GTTCTTCAGCAGGGGATGGACTCCTGGATTGCTGCAGTGAAGGTTCTTCAGCAGGGGATGGACTCCTGGATTGCTGCAGTGAAGGTTCTTCAGCAGGGGATGGACTCCTGCACCCATGTAGTGAAGGTTCTTCAGCAGGGGATGGACTCTTGGATTCCTGCAGTGAAGGTTCTTCAGCAGGGGATGGACTTCTGGACTGCTGCAGTGAAG GTTCTTCAGCAGGGGATGGACTCTTGGATTCCTGCAGTGGAGTTTCTTCAGCAGGGGATGGACTCCTGGATTGCTGCAGTGAAGGTTCTTCAGCAGGGGATGGACTCCTGGATTGCTGCAGTGAAG GTTCTTCAGCAGGGGATGGACTCCTGGATTGCTGCAGTGAAG GTTCTTCAGCAGGGGATGGACTCCTGGATTGCTGCAGTGAAG GTTCTTCAGCAGGGGATAGACTCCTGGACTGCTGCAGTGAAG GTTCTTCAGCAGGGGATGGACTCCTGGATTGCTGCAGTGAAGGTTCTTCAGCAGGGGATGGACTCCTGGATTGCTGCAGTGAAGGTTCTTCAGCAGGGGATGGACTCCTGGATTGCTGCAGTGAAGGTTCTTCAGCAGGGGATGGACTCCTGGATTGCTGCAGTGAAGGTTCTTCAGCAGGGGATAAACTCCTGGACTGCTGCAGTGATGGTTCTTCAGCAGAGGATGGACTCCTGGACTGCTGCAGTGATGGTACTTCAGCAGTGATTGGACTCCTGGACTCCTGCAATGATGGTTCTTCAGCAGGGGATAAACTCCTGGACTGTTGCAATGACAGTTCTTTTACAGGGGATGGACTCCTGCACCCATGCAGTGAAGGTTCTTCAGTAGGGAATAAACTCCTGGACTGCTGCAGTGATGGTTTCTCAGCAAGGGATGGACTGCTGGACCCCTGCAATGAAAGTTCCTCAGCAGGGGATGGAATCTTCTGTCTTCTGGACTCTCCTTCCAAGCTGAAACTTGGCCAGGTTATGTCTGAGGTATTTTTACCTTGA
- the LOC127009274 gene encoding keratin-associated protein 5-3-like isoform X21, with amino-acid sequence MDCCSEGSSAGDGLLDCCSEGSSAGDGLLDCCSEGSSAGDGLLHPCSEGSSAGDGLLDSCSEGSSAGDGLLDCCSEGSSAGDGLLDSCSGVSSAGDGLLDCCSEGSSAGDGLLDCCSEGSSAGDGLLDCCSEGSSAGDGLLDCCSEGSSAGDRLLDCCSEGSSAGDGLLDCCSEGSSAGDGLLDCCSEGSSAGDGLLDCCSEGSSAGDKLLDCCSDGSSAEDGLLDCCSDGTSAVIGLLDSCNDGSSAGDKLLDCCNDSSFTGDGLLHPCSEGSSVGNKLLDCCSDGFSARDGLLDPCNESSSAGDGIFCLLDSPSKLKLGQVMSEVFLP; translated from the exons ATGGATTGCTGCAGTGAAG GTTCTTCAGCAGGGGATGGACTCCTGGATTGCTGCAGTGAAGGTTCTTCAGCAGGGGATGGACTCCTGGATTGCTGCAGTGAAGGTTCTTCAGCAGGGGATGGACTCCTGCACCCATGTAGTGAAGGTTCTTCAGCAGGGGATGGACTCTTGGATTCCTGCAGTGAAGGTTCTTCAGCAGGGGATGGACTTCTGGACTGCTGCAGTGAAG GTTCTTCAGCAGGGGATGGACTCTTGGATTCCTGCAGTGGAGTTTCTTCAGCAGGGGATGGACTCCTGGATTGCTGCAGTGAAGGTTCTTCAGCAGGGGATGGACTCCTGGATTGCTGCAGTGAAG GTTCTTCAGCAGGGGATGGACTCCTGGATTGCTGCAGTGAAG GTTCTTCAGCAGGGGATGGACTCCTGGATTGCTGCAGTGAAG GTTCTTCAGCAGGGGATAGACTCCTGGACTGCTGCAGTGAAG GTTCTTCAGCAGGGGATGGACTCCTGGATTGCTGCAGTGAAGGTTCTTCAGCAGGGGATGGACTCCTGGATTGCTGCAGTGAAGGTTCTTCAGCAGGGGATGGACTCCTGGATTGCTGCAGTGAAGGTTCTTCAGCAGGGGATAAACTCCTGGACTGCTGCAGTGATGGTTCTTCAGCAGAGGATGGACTCCTGGACTGCTGCAGTGATGGTACTTCAGCAGTGATTGGACTCCTGGACTCCTGCAATGATGGTTCTTCAGCAGGGGATAAACTCCTGGACTGTTGCAATGACAGTTCTTTTACAGGGGATGGACTCCTGCACCCATGCAGTGAAGGTTCTTCAGTAGGGAATAAACTCCTGGACTGCTGCAGTGATGGTTTCTCAGCAAGGGATGGACTGCTGGACCCCTGCAATGAAAGTTCCTCAGCAGGGGATGGAATCTTCTGTCTTCTGGACTCTCCTTCCAAGCTGAAACTTGGCCAGGTTATGTCTGAGGTATTTTTACCTTGA
- the LOC127009274 gene encoding keratin-associated protein 5-3-like isoform X12 gives MDCCSEGSSAGDGLLDCCSEGSSAGDGLLDCCSEGSSAGDGLLHPCSEGSSAGDGLLDSCSEGSSAGDGLLDCCSEGSSAGDGLLDSCSGVSSAGDGLLDCCSEGSSAGDGLLDCCSEGSSAGDGLLDCCSEGSSAGDGLLDCCSEGSSAGDGLLDRCSEGSSAGDGLLDCCSEGSSAGDGLLDCCSEGSSAGDGLLDCCSEGSSAGDGLLDCCSEGSSAGDKLLDCCSDGSSAEDGLLDCCSDGTSAVIGLLDSCNDGSSAGDKLLDCCNDSSFTGDGLLHPCSEGSSVGNKLLDCCSDGFSARDGLLDPCNESSSAGDGIFCLLDSPSKLKLGQVMSEVFLP, from the exons ATGGATTGCTGCAGTGAAG GTTCTTCAGCAGGGGATGGACTCCTGGATTGCTGCAGTGAAGGTTCTTCAGCAGGGGATGGACTCCTGGATTGCTGCAGTGAAGGTTCTTCAGCAGGGGATGGACTCCTGCACCCATGTAGTGAAGGTTCTTCAGCAGGGGATGGACTCTTGGATTCCTGCAGTGAAGGTTCTTCAGCAGGGGATGGACTTCTGGACTGCTGCAGTGAAG GTTCTTCAGCAGGGGATGGACTCTTGGATTCCTGCAGTGGAGTTTCTTCAGCAGGGGATGGACTCCTGGATTGCTGCAGTGAAGGTTCTTCAGCAGGGGATGGACTCCTGGATTGCTGCAGTGAAG GTTCTTCAGCAGGGGATGGACTCCTGGATTGCTGCAGTGAAG GTTCTTCAGCAGGGGATGGACTCCTGGATTGCTGCAGTGAAG GTTCTTCAGCAGGGGATGGACTCCTGGACCGCTGCAGTGAAG GTTCTTCAGCAGGGGATGGACTCCTGGATTGCTGCAGTGAAGGTTCTTCAGCAGGGGATGGACTCCTGGATTGCTGCAGTGAAGGTTCTTCAGCAGGGGATGGACTCCTGGATTGCTGCAGTGAAGGTTCTTCAGCAGGGGATGGACTCCTGGATTGCTGCAGTGAAGGTTCTTCAGCAGGGGATAAACTCCTGGACTGCTGCAGTGATGGTTCTTCAGCAGAGGATGGACTCCTGGACTGCTGCAGTGATGGTACTTCAGCAGTGATTGGACTCCTGGACTCCTGCAATGATGGTTCTTCAGCAGGGGATAAACTCCTGGACTGTTGCAATGACAGTTCTTTTACAGGGGATGGACTCCTGCACCCATGCAGTGAAGGTTCTTCAGTAGGGAATAAACTCCTGGACTGCTGCAGTGATGGTTTCTCAGCAAGGGATGGACTGCTGGACCCCTGCAATGAAAGTTCCTCAGCAGGGGATGGAATCTTCTGTCTTCTGGACTCTCCTTCCAAGCTGAAACTTGGCCAGGTTATGTCTGAGGTATTTTTACCTTGA
- the LOC127009274 gene encoding keratin-associated protein 5-3-like isoform X19: MDCCSEGSSAGDGLLDCCSEGSSAGDGLLDCCSEGSSAGDGLLHPCSEGSSAGDGLLDSCSEGSSAGDGLLDCCSEGSSAGDGLLDSCSGVSSAGDGLLDCCSEGSSAGDGLLDCCSEGSSAGDGLLDCCSEGSSAGDGLLDCCSEGSSAGDGLLDRCSEGSSAGDGLLDCCSEGSSAGDGLLDCCSEGSSAGDGLLDCCSEGSSAGDKLLDCCSDGSSAEDGLLDCCSDGTSAVIGLLDSCNDGSSAGDKLLDCCNDSSFTGDGLLHPCSEGSSVGNKLLDCCSDGFSARDGLLDPCNESSSAGDGIFCLLDSPSKLKLGQVMSEVFLP; this comes from the exons ATGGATTGCTGCAGTGAAG GTTCTTCAGCAGGGGATGGACTCCTGGATTGCTGCAGTGAAGGTTCTTCAGCAGGGGATGGACTCCTGGATTGCTGCAGTGAAGGTTCTTCAGCAGGGGATGGACTCCTGCACCCATGTAGTGAAGGTTCTTCAGCAGGGGATGGACTCTTGGATTCCTGCAGTGAAGGTTCTTCAGCAGGGGATGGACTTCTGGACTGCTGCAGTGAAG GTTCTTCAGCAGGGGATGGACTCTTGGATTCCTGCAGTGGAGTTTCTTCAGCAGGGGATGGACTCCTGGATTGCTGCAGTGAAGGTTCTTCAGCAGGGGATGGACTCCTGGATTGCTGCAGTGAAG GTTCTTCAGCAGGGGATGGACTCCTGGATTGCTGCAGTGAAG GTTCTTCAGCAGGGGATGGACTCCTGGATTGCTGCAGTGAAG GTTCTTCAGCAGGGGATGGACTCCTGGACCGCTGCAGTGAAG GTTCTTCAGCAGGGGATGGACTCCTGGATTGCTGCAGTGAAGGTTCTTCAGCAGGGGATGGACTCCTGGATTGCTGCAGTGAAGGTTCTTCAGCAGGGGATGGACTCCTGGATTGCTGCAGTGAAGGTTCTTCAGCAGGGGATAAACTCCTGGACTGCTGCAGTGATGGTTCTTCAGCAGAGGATGGACTCCTGGACTGCTGCAGTGATGGTACTTCAGCAGTGATTGGACTCCTGGACTCCTGCAATGATGGTTCTTCAGCAGGGGATAAACTCCTGGACTGTTGCAATGACAGTTCTTTTACAGGGGATGGACTCCTGCACCCATGCAGTGAAGGTTCTTCAGTAGGGAATAAACTCCTGGACTGCTGCAGTGATGGTTTCTCAGCAAGGGATGGACTGCTGGACCCCTGCAATGAAAGTTCCTCAGCAGGGGATGGAATCTTCTGTCTTCTGGACTCTCCTTCCAAGCTGAAACTTGGCCAGGTTATGTCTGAGGTATTTTTACCTTGA
- the LOC127009274 gene encoding keratin-associated protein 5-1-like isoform X24 yields MDCCSEGSSAGDGLLDCCSEGSSAGDGLLDCCSEGSSAGDGLLHPCSEGSSAGDGLLDSCSEGSSAGDGLLDCCSEGSSAGDGLLDSCSGVSSAGDGLLDCCSEGSSAGDGLLDCCSEGSSAGDGLLDCCSEGSSAGDGLLDCCSEGSSAGDGLLDRCSEGSSAGDGLLDCCSEGSSAGDGLLDCCSEGSSAGDKLLDCCSDGSSAEDGLLDCCSDGTSAVIGLLDSCNDGSSAGDKLLDCCNDSSFTGDGLLHPCSEGSSVGNKLLDCCSDGFSARDGLLDPCNESSSAGDGIFCLLDSPSKLKLGQVMSEVFLP; encoded by the exons ATGGATTGCTGCAGTGAAG GTTCTTCAGCAGGGGATGGACTCCTGGATTGCTGCAGTGAAGGTTCTTCAGCAGGGGATGGACTCCTGGATTGCTGCAGTGAAGGTTCTTCAGCAGGGGATGGACTCCTGCACCCATGTAGTGAAGGTTCTTCAGCAGGGGATGGACTCTTGGATTCCTGCAGTGAAGGTTCTTCAGCAGGGGATGGACTTCTGGACTGCTGCAGTGAAG GTTCTTCAGCAGGGGATGGACTCTTGGATTCCTGCAGTGGAGTTTCTTCAGCAGGGGATGGACTCCTGGATTGCTGCAGTGAAGGTTCTTCAGCAGGGGATGGACTCCTGGATTGCTGCAGTGAAG GTTCTTCAGCAGGGGATGGACTCCTGGATTGCTGCAGTGAAG GTTCTTCAGCAGGGGATGGACTCCTGGATTGCTGCAGTGAAG GTTCTTCAGCAGGGGATGGACTCCTGGACCGCTGCAGTGAAG GTTCTTCAGCAGGGGATGGACTCCTGGATTGCTGCAGTGAAGGTTCTTCAGCAGGGGATGGACTCCTGGATTGCTGCAGTGAAGGTTCTTCAGCAGGGGATAAACTCCTGGACTGCTGCAGTGATGGTTCTTCAGCAGAGGATGGACTCCTGGACTGCTGCAGTGATGGTACTTCAGCAGTGATTGGACTCCTGGACTCCTGCAATGATGGTTCTTCAGCAGGGGATAAACTCCTGGACTGTTGCAATGACAGTTCTTTTACAGGGGATGGACTCCTGCACCCATGCAGTGAAGGTTCTTCAGTAGGGAATAAACTCCTGGACTGCTGCAGTGATGGTTTCTCAGCAAGGGATGGACTGCTGGACCCCTGCAATGAAAGTTCCTCAGCAGGGGATGGAATCTTCTGTCTTCTGGACTCTCCTTCCAAGCTGAAACTTGGCCAGGTTATGTCTGAGGTATTTTTACCTTGA
- the LOC127009274 gene encoding keratin-associated protein 5-3-like isoform X18, whose protein sequence is MDCCSEGSSAGDGLLDCCSEGSSAGDGLLDCCSEGSSAGDGLLDSCSEGSSAGDGLLDCCSEGSSAGDGLLDSCSGVSSAGDGLLDCCSEGSSAGDGVLDCCSEGSSAGDGLLDCCSEGSSAGDGLLDRCSEGSSAGDGLLDCCSEGSSAGDGLLDCCSEGSSAGDGLLDCCSEGSSAGDGLLDCCSEGSSAGDGLLDCCSEGSSAGDKLLDCCSDGSSAEDGLLDCCSDGTSAVIGLLDSCNDGSSAGDKLLDCCNDSSFTGDGLLHPCSEGSSVGNKLLDCCSDGFSARDGLLDPCNESSSAGDGIFCLLDSPSKLKLGQVMSEVFLP, encoded by the exons ATGGATTGCTGCAGTGAAG GTTCTTCAGCAGGGGATGGACTCCTGGATTGCTGCAGTGAAGGTTCTTCAGCAGGGGATGGACTCCTGGATTGCTGCAGTGAAG GTTCTTCAGCAGGGGATGGACTCTTGGATTCCTGCAGTGAAGGTTCTTCAGCAGGGGATGGACTTCTGGACTGCTGCAGTGAAGGTTCTTCAGCAGGGGATGGACTCTTGGATTCCTGCAGTGGAGTTTCTTCAGCAGGGGATGGACTCCTGGACTGCTGCAGTGAAG GTTCTTCAGCAGGGGATGGAGTCCTGGATTGCTGCAGTGAAGGTTCTTCAGCAGGGGATGGACTCCTGGATTGCTGCAGTGAAG GTTCTTCAGCAGGGGATGGACTCCTGGATCGCTGCAGTGAAG GTTCTTCAGCAGGGGATGGACTCCTGGATTGCTGCAGTGAAG GTTCTTCAGCAGGGGATGGACTCCTGGATTGCTGCAGTGAAGGTTCTTCAGCAGGGGATGGACTCCTGGATTGCTGCAGTGAAGGTTCTTCAGCAGGGGATGGACTCCTGGATTGCTGCAGTGAAGGTTCTTCAGCAGGGGATGGACTCCTGGATTGCTGCAGTGAAGGTTCTTCAGCAGGGGATAAACTCCTGGACTGCTGCAGTGATGGTTCTTCAGCAGAGGATGGACTCCTGGACTGCTGCAGTGATGGTACTTCAGCAGTGATTGGACTCCTGGACTCCTGCAATGATGGTTCTTCAGCAGGGGATAAACTCCTGGACTGTTGCAATGACAGTTCTTTTACAGGGGATGGACTCCTGCACCCATGCAGTGAAGGTTCTTCAGTAGGGAATAAACTCCTGGACTGCTGCAGTGATGGTTTCTCAGCAAGGGATGGACTGCTGGACCCCTGCAATGAAAGTTCCTCAGCAGGGGATGGAATCTTCTGTCTTCTGGACTCTCCTTCCAAGCTGAAACTTGGCCAGGTTATGTCTGAGGTATTTTTACCTTGA
- the LOC127009274 gene encoding keratin-associated protein 5-4-like isoform X17, whose protein sequence is MDCCSEGSSAGDGLLDCCSEGSSAGDGLLDCCSEGSSAGDGLLDSCSEGSSAGDGLLDCCSEGSSAGDGLLDSCSGVSSAGDGLLDCCSEVSSAGDGLLDCCSEGSSAGDGLLDCCSEGSSAGDGLLDRCSEGSSAGDGLLDCCSEGSSAGDGLLDCCSEGSSAGDGLLDCCSEGSSAGDGLLDCCSEGSSAGDGLLDCCSEGSSAGDKLLDCCSDGSSAEDGLLDCCSDGTSAVIGLLDSCNDGSSAGDKLLDCCNDSSFTGDGLLHPCSEGSSVGNKLLDCCSDGFSARDGLLDPCNESSSAGDGIFCLLDSPSKLKLGQVMSEVFLP, encoded by the exons ATGGATTGCTGCAGTGAAG GTTCTTCAGCAGGGGATGGACTCCTGGATTGCTGCAGTGAAGGTTCTTCAGCAGGGGATGGACTCCTGGATTGCTGCAGTGAAG GTTCTTCAGCAGGGGATGGACTCTTGGATTCCTGCAGTGAAGGTTCTTCAGCAGGGGATGGACTTCTGGACTGCTGCAGTGAAGGTTCTTCAGCAGGGGATGGACTCTTGGATTCCTGCAGTGGAGTTTCTTCAGCAGGGGATGGACTCCTGGACTGCTGCAGTGAAG TTTCTTCAGCAGGGGATGGACTCCTGGATTGCTGCAGTGAAGGTTCTTCAGCAGGGGATGGACTCCTGGATTGCTGCAGTGAAG GTTCTTCAGCAGGGGATGGACTCCTGGATCGCTGCAGTGAAG GTTCTTCAGCAGGGGATGGACTCCTGGATTGCTGCAGTGAAG GTTCTTCAGCAGGGGATGGACTCCTGGATTGCTGCAGTGAAGGTTCTTCAGCAGGGGATGGACTCCTGGATTGCTGCAGTGAAGGTTCTTCAGCAGGGGATGGACTCCTGGATTGCTGCAGTGAAGGTTCTTCAGCAGGGGATGGACTCCTGGATTGCTGCAGTGAAGGTTCTTCAGCAGGGGATAAACTCCTGGACTGCTGCAGTGATGGTTCTTCAGCAGAGGATGGACTCCTGGACTGCTGCAGTGATGGTACTTCAGCAGTGATTGGACTCCTGGACTCCTGCAATGATGGTTCTTCAGCAGGGGATAAACTCCTGGACTGTTGCAATGACAGTTCTTTTACAGGGGATGGACTCCTGCACCCATGCAGTGAAGGTTCTTCAGTAGGGAATAAACTCCTGGACTGCTGCAGTGATGGTTTCTCAGCAAGGGATGGACTGCTGGACCCCTGCAATGAAAGTTCCTCAGCAGGGGATGGAATCTTCTGTCTTCTGGACTCTCCTTCCAAGCTGAAACTTGGCCAGGTTATGTCTGAGGTATTTTTACCTTGA
- the LOC127009274 gene encoding keratin-associated protein 5-4-like isoform X6, giving the protein MDCCSEGSSAGDGLLDCCSEGSSAGDGLLDCCSEGSSAGDGLLHPCSEGSSAGDGLLDSCSEGSSAGDGLLDCCSEGSSAGDGLLDSCSGVSSAGDGLLDCCSEGSSAGDGLLDCCSEGSSAGDGLLDCCSEGSSAGDGLLDCCSEGPSAGDGLLPSCSEGSSAGDGLLDCCSEGSSAGDGLLDCCSEGSSAGDGLLDCCSEGSSAGDGLLDCCSEGSSAGDGLLDCCSEGSSAGDKLLDCCSDGSSAEDGLLDCCSDGTSAVIGLLDSCNDGSSAGDKLLDCCNDSSFTGDGLLHPCSEGSSVGNKLLDCCSDGFSARDGLLDPCNESSSAGDGIFCLLDSPSKLKLGQVMSEVFLP; this is encoded by the exons ATGGATTGCTGCAGTGAAG GTTCTTCAGCAGGGGATGGACTCCTGGATTGCTGCAGTGAAGGTTCTTCAGCAGGGGATGGACTCCTGGATTGCTGCAGTGAAGGTTCTTCAGCAGGGGATGGACTCCTGCACCCATGTAGTGAAGGTTCTTCAGCAGGGGATGGACTCTTGGATTCCTGCAGTGAAGGTTCTTCAGCAGGGGATGGACTTCTGGACTGCTGCAGTGAAG GTTCTTCAGCAGGGGATGGACTCTTGGATTCCTGCAGTGGAGTTTCTTCAGCAGGGGATGGACTCCTGGATTGCTGCAGTGAAGGTTCTTCAGCAGGGGATGGACTCCTGGATTGCTGCAGTGAAG GTTCTTCAGCAGGGGATGGACTCCTGGATTGCTGCAGTGAAG GTTCTTCAGCAGGGGATGGACTCCTGGATTGCTGCAGTGAAGGTCCTTCAGCAGGGGATGGACTCCTGCCCTCATGTAGTGAAG GTTCTTCAGCAGGGGATGGACTCCTGGATTGCTGCAGTGAAG GTTCTTCAGCAGGGGATGGACTCCTGGATTGCTGCAGTGAAGGTTCTTCAGCAGGGGATGGACTCCTGGATTGCTGCAGTGAAGGTTCTTCAGCAGGGGATGGACTCCTGGATTGCTGCAGTGAAGGTTCTTCAGCAGGGGATGGACTCCTGGATTGCTGCAGTGAAGGTTCTTCAGCAGGGGATAAACTCCTGGACTGCTGCAGTGATGGTTCTTCAGCAGAGGATGGACTCCTGGACTGCTGCAGTGATGGTACTTCAGCAGTGATTGGACTCCTGGACTCCTGCAATGATGGTTCTTCAGCAGGGGATAAACTCCTGGACTGTTGCAATGACAGTTCTTTTACAGGGGATGGACTCCTGCACCCATGCAGTGAAGGTTCTTCAGTAGGGAATAAACTCCTGGACTGCTGCAGTGATGGTTTCTCAGCAAGGGATGGACTGCTGGACCCCTGCAATGAAAGTTCCTCAGCAGGGGATGGAATCTTCTGTCTTCTGGACTCTCCTTCCAAGCTGAAACTTGGCCAGGTTATGTCTGAGGTATTTTTACCTTGA